In Bacillus sp. NP247, one DNA window encodes the following:
- a CDS encoding class I SAM-dependent methyltransferase — translation MIVTTAGRTNKEMTDYASKVAAELNRSFVKRNDIPVHKLHEQYEQDVLVVGKNRLAIYPRGTEESFFFHPNSAMFRVKRLMRGEHDPFVQAAKLESGMTVLDCTLGMASDSIVASYIVGENGKVTGLEGNEYMAYIMEKGLQTWSSSVSEIDGAMRRIDVQQTEHFAFLTQCEDNSYDVVYLDPMFEETVIESDGIKGLKHFALYHDITDETIAEAKRVARKGVVLKDHFRSSRFEKHNFYVYKRKSAKFHFGVIDPC, via the coding sequence ATGATTGTAACAACAGCAGGAAGAACCAACAAAGAAATGACAGATTATGCAAGCAAGGTAGCAGCAGAATTAAATCGTTCTTTCGTTAAACGTAATGACATACCAGTACATAAACTACATGAGCAGTATGAACAAGATGTGCTTGTTGTAGGGAAAAACCGATTAGCTATTTATCCGAGAGGAACGGAAGAGTCGTTTTTCTTTCATCCAAACTCAGCGATGTTTCGTGTGAAAAGGTTAATGCGCGGAGAACACGATCCGTTTGTACAAGCAGCTAAATTAGAGAGCGGAATGACAGTATTAGATTGTACGCTCGGTATGGCATCAGATAGTATTGTTGCTAGCTATATTGTTGGTGAAAATGGAAAAGTAACAGGACTTGAAGGTAACGAATATATGGCTTACATAATGGAAAAAGGCCTGCAAACATGGTCTTCATCCGTATCTGAAATTGACGGGGCGATGCGAAGAATCGATGTACAGCAAACGGAGCATTTCGCATTTTTAACGCAATGTGAAGATAATAGTTATGATGTTGTTTACCTTGATCCGATGTTTGAAGAAACGGTCATCGAATCAGATGGAATTAAAGGATTAAAACACTTCGCTTTGTATCATGATATTACTGATGAAACAATTGCGGAAGCGAAGCGTGTGGCGAGAAAAGGTGTCGTTCTGAAAGATCATTTCCGTAGTTCTAGATTTGAAAAACACAATTTTTATGTATACAAAAGAAAAAGTGCTAAGTTTCATTTTGGTGTAATTGACCCTTGCTAA